gcacaatacaaagatttttcatcccaaatcagacatctttaaactgatgttattccactcatccttctttaaattttataaatgaggtaccaaaagaaaaaagaaggattaatctttcaaattgtgataatttccttatgacataattattacatcattaattgttatgtaattagttgccatattgtgatgtctatacttgaatgaatttagcttctttgttattcatagcatccaaaaatattttatagattcttgcacaacacagtttgacctccaaaactgtgtctcagatttttccttttgtatttcattctctcataaatcttcaatgaagtttgcaacatcaattcataagagaccactaaattcaattgggtataaaatttgttctattgatgtttttggaaatctgagacacagttttggaggtcaagctgtgttgtacaagaatatataaaatattatggaatgctatgaagaacaaagaagctaaattcattctagtgtggacatcacaatatagcaactaattacataatgaaattatcacaatttgaaagattaatctttcttctttcttttggtacctcatttataaaatataaagaaggatgaaatgaattacatcagtttaaagttgtctgattgggagtgacaaaatctttgtattgtgctaccttaatagtcTAGTTCTTTTAGAGAGCAATTCATCAAATGATTCTTTTAGAGATAAACCTTCAATATTACAACATTTTATACTTCTTTACAGCTCCCACAACCAAGTTCTAATCAACAGGGTCCACCACCTCCCCAACAGCCCATGCACCAACAAGCTCCAGTCCACTCAGCACCTCCACCCTACACACCTGGACCAGCTCCATATCCTGCTCAGGCCCCAGGAGGTCCAGCTCCTATAGGATTTGCTGGTTTAACAGGTAAGACAACACGAATAGTTTTACCTGTTAGTGGTTTGTCTTCGGCAGCTTTGGTTTTATTAACAGGGGTTAGAGCACAGATTTTGTTTGCTTGATTGGTTACTCTTAGTCTTAATGGCGGTAGCGTTATCattattttacaatttcaatTTACAGTCGAAACTTCGTTGTGTCGAGGTCGAAGGGACTGGACCAAAGtattcgactcatccgaggtcTAGTGTGTTGTCATAAATTTGGAATGCATGAAATACGGTATGCGATTTGTGTCAACTAGATACTATGAACAGTGTGCCTTTTTTCGATATGACACGTTATGATTGTGTATTTaatcttcatttttggtcctttGTGATTATTAAACACACAAGTACATATACAAATCAtgcacaaataaaatcaatagtctacacaaatatttacaaaggtaAGTCACTATAAATGATGAAATCACTCGCGGCACGAAATAAGTTCATAACGGTCTCTGATGAGGTCGACTGCTTTCATTGAATTATCATGAATTTATTATAATTGTCCTAATccttttatttattgtaattaatAAATTTTAAGTCTAGTGATTCATTTAATCTTGGCTTGGGTCTTTTAAATTCGTTTCGTTTTTATTTCAGgtgaaaaatgttcaaaacactAACATTCCGCTTAAACCATCAATAAAGGTATTAATCAGCTGTCACcataaatatgtcatttaaaCTGTTATATAAACAAGTATGTTTACTCACCTTTATCTATctcttttgaaaatgattagGTGACATAAGAAATACATCCGATTTGAATTTTTATCATTAGGTCTGcatctattgaaaatttttactttCGAACTTCGAGACATCGGGGTCaattaacattaattttactTCGACGGGACTATAAAATTTTACTTGACTTAACCTAGTATTCAAGTCAAACGAGTTCAACTCATCAGAGGTAATTATGCATTGATCAAACGGGAATTTTGCCAGGACCCAGAAATTACTTCGACTCATCCCAGTTTTCGATACAACCAAgttcgacacaacgaggttcAACTGTATTTGTATCCTGAAATTTTGAAGTGGGTATACAGACTTACAGACTTTTGTGTTTAGATTTGATACATTTATAATTCTTTGTACCATTTTGCGgattttcaattgaaaaattaTGTTCTCTTCAATTAAATATTAAgcacaaatatattttttcattacaggTGGTCCTTCTCCTAGTGGATACCCTGGTTACCCACAGCAACCAATGGCTCAGCCTTATCCTCAGCAGCCTTACTCACAGGGATATCCACAGGGTTATCCCACACAACAGTACGCTCCTCCTCCACAACCTGTATACCACCAGCAAGGGTATGCTCAACCACCACAGGGATACAGTCAGCCTCCTCCAGGTATGTATACAATCAGCCTTATCCTCAGCAGCCTTACTCACATGGTTATCAACAGGCACAGGGTTATCCCACACAACAGTACGCTCCTCCTCCACAACTGGTATGCCACCAGCATGGCTATACATTCAGGACTATAGTCAGCCTCCCCAATTTAAGTAAACCTTCAGCTGCAGATTTGTTAGTCTCCTTAGGTAACAGTTTCACAGGTTAAACTTCTCTGTCTCTGTAATACACTTTTAATCATACAgtgattttttgataaaattttggcATACACGCATCCGTGCACTGTGGACTCATTCTTGTTGGACATTTGTTGTATTTGAGTAGAAATACTTAACTTTATTGTTGCAACAGATATTAAAATACAAGCTGTTTTTATGCCCTATCTGTAACAATAAACATAAGTTTAACCAATGTCTGCCTGTGTCTATATGTCTTTCGTTTTCTTGCTATTCAACTTgaaatcattataatataatgTAAATAATGTACTATGCAGAACGTGTTACTGTGAGCATCTCCATACACATTATATCTATATAAGTTTCAGACTTATATATGACTACAGAACCCCATCCATAATACTGCCTAAGAAATGCCTGTGCAGTACTACCCAAAAACTTATAATTGGATATTAATTAAACTTGTTCTACTAACTAGTTCCACAGTtactaaagatagaaatagaaaaGGGTAAATCCAAATataacaaaatagaaataaatttaatgaggtttatatattaaaatattaatacaTGCTTGTCAATGTTTTATTTGGTTATCAAGTTAGATAACAAATCTGCCTATAATATTTGGGGACAATAAGTTATGTTTTTAGGTTAACTTCATTGAAAAGATATCAAAAGATTTGAATATGTATGGGGCTGTGCATTAAGttgttgttgatgtttttcaGAAGGTCACAAGGTCACACCTGATCTTTTGTCCttgattatctatttttttattttcagatgatTGGTAAAATTATGTTGCAAGTGTATAACTAGGTAAATAATGTAATCCAACTATAATTGTAGGAGCCTATGGTTACCAGCAGCAACCAGGCTATTACCAACAGCAACAACCAGTTGTAGTCCAACAACACCATAAGAAAGGGGGTCTAGGCAACAAAGGCAAACTAGCTGCAGGTAATTATACTCACCAGTTGTAGTCCAACAACACCATAAGAAAAGGGGTCTAGGCAACAAAGGCAAACTAGCTGCAGGTAATTCAGCAACACCATAAGAAAGGGGGTCTAGGCAACAAAGGCAAACTAGCTGCAGGTAATTATACTCATTTTTATATTGTTCACACTTATGTTTCGATTTCTGACATCTCTAAATTTTGATGACATGATCTACATGAAGGCTTGACAGAGAATACATTTACCACTCTAACCCAATGCTAGAGTAAGGTTATTTTTATGAAGCAGACTTTAAAAACACAGTGCTATCACATGTTAAAAATCCATTAAAGTCTTAGGGTGCATGCAGGGTTATTTTTGATAGAAagtcttttattaaaaaaaattaattggtaAATAAATCATCTTTTCTACAAGCTGTGTTGAGGTTATAATTAGTTATTGTGATGCATTCCCCATTATTTTCAGGTGTATGAGGTGGTGCTGCTCTGGGATACGGTGCCAGTCGGATGATGGGTGGAGGACTTGGTGGATTCGGAGGTCCATTTGGAGGATTCGGTTTAGGTCACCATGGAAGTTGGAGTTCTCTAAGTAGTTTTGGTAGTTGTGGTAGTTTTGGAAGTTTTGGCAGCTTTGATTAATATTGAACAAGATACAGAACTAAATACTGTGTTATAAACTAGCTGTGCTTGATGATCTGCAAAGAAGAAATACATTTATGCAAACCCATGAAATTTGAAGGATTTGTCAAATATAGATCTATATGAATACAAAAAaggccgagaaaaaaaagatcgatgtttccggtaacccgaccgaccctgttttttagccccgaccctaacttttttattggatcttcaaaaaaaaaaaaaaaaaaattgtatcaaccgaccccgtttttgacacaggcttctgatagatgacataatattttttctctcttgcttctacttgcatagaaagccagtaaaacattttattaatgtcaaaaggtattccaaataggttaaaatccaagaagtttgcacagcaggtgcttcaaaaacattgcaaatggcacacttccggtttttgaaactaattacggatccggacttggaaaaaccatgataattttctggatttcatttacgatgtcaaaaaaaaaaaaaaaaaaaaaaaaaaaaaaagaattccgacctaccgaccctatttttcaaaatgatgttaccggaaacacatatcttttttttttaggccaAACCTAGTTGTAAGTGTATGTTTTACAacttatacatgatatatatacaatatacaactTGCTTCTCCAGTTatgaaatttcattaaaattatacaaaaaatatacaaatatttttaataagttgatttcttaaaatttgaaatggaatTTTGTTAACATTTAGGTCATATTGTATCTAAGtatttgaaaaatgaaacatGTTGAATTTATACAACCAAATTATATTGTGTGAAAAAGATCTATAAATTGATAGAACATGTGTGAAAGttactataaatataaatatttttatttaactatATAAAATAACCAATTCTGCAAATCTTGGGTTGTACATAGACAAATGTTTGATTTATGGCTATGCAAGTTTATTGCCAGTAAACACAAAAAATTGTCAAAGCTGAAATCTATTtattacatttgacttttttttgttTAGAATTATCCTGAAATCTATAGAAGAAATAACTAAATTTACATattaataatcaaaattaaaactttccaataagtaataaaattaacaaagGAAGTATTTGCATTATTATAGTCATTGTTCAGGGCTTGCTGTCAGTTttgtggtattttatttttatttttctacactTGATATTTACTGCATGTTATCATATCaatctgttaaaaaaatgttgttagaATCTGtaacaatttattgtttttgCGTAACTTAGGTTCTCAATCTAGAGGTGTTAGGTTTAGAATGGACAACAAATCATCCACATTTTGAAATTAATCTTATTTCATTGCGGGTAAATTATGATTTTGTGATAGGTTTAAAAGTGTCATTTGATGACCCCCTAGGAATTCTTAGGGGTTAGTATATTTTATATGGAGTTCATGACATCACATCTTCTGTTAATGATGGCTTCATCTTTTAATTTTGtcgtgtttcattgtttattttttttacaagatGCAGCAGAAAATCCTTTGTGTGATAAATTCATTGTATAGTTTTCTACGTATAGTTATGGAAATTTTTAGGCACACCTTGTAAGGGGAAGCCATTTTGCACTCTCGCTGCACTCTcttgccaaaaaaaaatcattttgtggCTAGCAACTGATATTTAATGTGTAGAAAACCCAATAATCTGGTATACTTATTTGCATAATCATTTAAGTCTAGAAACAGTAGATAGGGAAAGTCCTTTTACATTTATGTAAAGGTTAATTAaccccttttttagctcacctggcctaaaaggccaagtgagcttttctcatcacttggcgtccggcgtccgtcgtcgtccgtcgtccgtcgtcgtccgtcgtcgtcgttaacttttacaaaaatcttctcctctgaaactactgggccaaattaaaccaaacttggccacaatcatcattggggtatctagtttgaaaaatgtgtccggtgaaccggccaaccatccaagatggccgccatggctaaaaatagaacataggggtaaaatgcagtttttggcttataactcaaaaaccaaagcatttagagcaaatctgacatggggtagaattgttaaacaggtgaagatctatctgccctgaaattttcagatgaatcggataacccgttgttgggttgctgcccctgaattagtaattttaaggaaattttgctgtttttggttattatcttgaatattattatagatagagataaacagtaaacagcaataatgttcagcaaagtaagatttacaaataagtcaacatgactgaaatggtcagttgacccctttaggagttattgccctttatagtcaatttttaaccatttttcgtaaatcttagtaatattttacaaaaatcttctcctctgaaactactgggccaaattaatccaaacttggccacaatcatcttttaggTTAGTactttgaaaaatgtgtccggtgacccggccatcaaaccaggatggccgccatggctaaaaatagaacatggggtaaaatgcagtttttggcttataactcaaaacccaaagcatttagagcaaatctgacatggggtaaaattgttgatcagttcaagatctatctgccctgaaattttcagatgaatcggacaacccgttgttgggttgctggccctgaattagtaattttaaggaaattttgctctttttggttattatcttgaatattattatagatagagataaactataaacagcaataatgttcaccaaagtaagatttacaaataagtcaacatgactgaaatggtcagttgacccctttaggagttattgccctttatagtcaatttttaaccatttttcgtaaatcttagtaatcttttacaaaaa
Above is a window of Mytilus galloprovincialis chromosome 7, xbMytGall1.hap1.1, whole genome shotgun sequence DNA encoding:
- the LOC143082141 gene encoding uncharacterized protein LOC143082141, whose product is MNSIVKSGYLKRHSKGFLSGGWNNVWVVLYNDSSLCVYKRQGDNEIKAKAYMKEVCKRFAYGDYTEGMVDRPDIPAGYSFKQMLAIPVKPSHKAKVLWFLCRDEAELSEWMKAICSTLPQPSSNQQGPPPPQQPMHQQAPVHSAPPPYTPGPAPYPAQAPGGPAPIGFAGLTGGPSPSGYPGYPQQPMAQPYPQQPYSQGYPQGYPTQQYAPPPQPVYHQQGYAQPPQGYSQPPPGAYGYQQQPGYYQQQQPVVVQQHHKKGGLGNKGKLAAGV